From a single Hymenobacter sp. YIM 151500-1 genomic region:
- the thrA gene encoding bifunctional aspartate kinase/homoserine dehydrogenase I: MQVLKFGGSSVATADSMRQVLDLMEAAARQRSTVVVVSALAGITDLLIAAGRRAAATDAGYRELLHELEERHLNVVRQLLPITGQSAVLSLVKTHCNELEALCDGVFALGELSDRTLDRLASYGELLSSRVVAAGLAARGTAHQWLDSRQLIRTDARYGRAAVDFAATNPLIQAAVNGAEVGLYVAPGFVAAAPDGSTTTLGRGGSDYSAAIFAGALGAERLEIWTDVSGMMTADPRLVRAARPIPRISYQEAMELSHFGAKVLYPPTIQPVRQRGIPLWIKNTFAPADEGTLVEVAPPANQATVRGLSSIGPVALLRLEGSGMVGVPGFSRRLFAALARQQVNVILITQSSSEHSISVAVSAEQAARAQQAADAEFAPEIAAGRLDPLTREDDLAILALVGEQMKNHPGISGRLFGALGQNGVNIRAIAQGSSEQNISAVVRQPDVRKAINVLHETFFEATTRQVNVVVAGVGNVGRKLLEQLAQQQAWLREKLRLNLRVVGLANSRQFVLDEEGLDLTNWPVALAAGQDRDLDALTEQLLTLNLRNTVFVDVTASPEVAGVYGQLLARSVAVVACNKVAASAEYRDYARLKALAQEFNTSFLFETNVGAGLPVIGTLNDLLRSGDEVRRLEAVLSGTLNFVFNHYDGTRPFAEVVRQAQAEGYTEPDPRLDLTGVDVARKILILAREASYALEMSDVHNESFLPAACLEGDVPAFYEQLAAHEPHFRALYDAAAAQGQKLRFVASFAEGRARVGLQALPPTHDLYAVHGKDNAVLFYTNRYAEQPLVIKGAGAGAEVTASGVFADVLRAVPS, encoded by the coding sequence ATGCAGGTATTGAAATTCGGGGGCTCGTCGGTGGCGACGGCCGACTCTATGCGGCAGGTGCTGGACCTGATGGAAGCCGCGGCCCGGCAGCGCTCCACGGTAGTGGTGGTATCGGCGCTGGCCGGCATCACCGACCTGCTGATTGCGGCCGGTCGCCGCGCTGCTGCTACTGATGCTGGCTACCGGGAGCTGCTGCACGAGCTGGAGGAACGTCACCTGAATGTGGTGCGGCAGCTCCTGCCCATCACCGGGCAAAGCGCCGTGCTTAGCCTGGTCAAAACCCACTGCAACGAGCTGGAGGCCCTTTGCGACGGGGTGTTTGCCCTGGGCGAGCTGTCGGACCGCACCCTCGACCGGCTGGCCAGCTACGGGGAGCTGCTGTCGTCGCGGGTGGTGGCGGCGGGGCTGGCGGCCCGCGGCACGGCCCACCAGTGGCTCGACAGCCGCCAGCTCATCCGCACCGACGCCCGCTACGGCCGCGCCGCCGTAGACTTTGCCGCCACCAACCCGCTGATTCAAGCCGCCGTGAACGGGGCCGAGGTGGGGCTCTACGTGGCGCCGGGCTTTGTGGCGGCGGCCCCCGACGGCAGCACCACCACCCTGGGCCGCGGCGGCTCCGACTACTCGGCGGCCATCTTTGCCGGGGCCCTGGGTGCCGAGCGCCTGGAAATCTGGACCGACGTGAGCGGTATGATGACGGCCGACCCGCGCCTGGTGCGGGCGGCCCGACCCATTCCGCGCATTTCCTACCAGGAAGCCATGGAATTGTCGCACTTCGGGGCCAAGGTGCTGTACCCGCCCACCATTCAACCGGTGCGGCAGCGGGGCATTCCGCTCTGGATCAAAAACACGTTTGCACCCGCCGACGAAGGTACGCTGGTGGAGGTGGCGCCCCCGGCCAACCAGGCCACGGTGCGGGGGCTGTCGAGCATCGGGCCGGTGGCTTTGCTGCGGCTCGAAGGCAGCGGTATGGTGGGCGTGCCGGGCTTTTCGCGGCGGCTGTTTGCGGCCCTGGCTCGGCAGCAGGTCAATGTTATTCTTATCACCCAAAGCTCCTCGGAGCACTCCATTTCAGTGGCCGTGAGTGCCGAGCAGGCCGCCCGCGCCCAGCAGGCCGCCGACGCCGAGTTTGCCCCCGAAATTGCCGCTGGCCGCCTCGACCCACTCACCCGCGAAGACGACTTGGCTATTCTGGCCCTGGTGGGGGAGCAGATGAAAAACCACCCCGGCATCAGCGGGCGGCTGTTTGGGGCGCTGGGCCAGAACGGCGTCAACATCCGGGCCATTGCCCAGGGCTCCTCGGAGCAGAACATTTCGGCGGTGGTGCGCCAGCCCGACGTGCGCAAGGCCATCAACGTGCTGCACGAAACCTTCTTCGAGGCCACCACCCGGCAGGTGAACGTGGTGGTGGCCGGCGTGGGCAACGTGGGCCGCAAGCTGCTGGAGCAGCTGGCCCAGCAGCAAGCCTGGCTGCGCGAGAAGCTGCGCCTGAACCTGCGGGTGGTGGGCCTGGCCAACAGCCGGCAGTTTGTGCTCGACGAGGAAGGCCTGGACCTGACCAACTGGCCGGTGGCCCTGGCGGCCGGCCAGGACCGAGACCTGGATGCCCTCACCGAGCAGCTGCTGACCCTGAACCTGCGTAACACGGTGTTTGTGGACGTAACGGCCAGCCCGGAGGTGGCCGGAGTGTACGGGCAGCTGCTGGCCCGGAGCGTGGCGGTGGTGGCCTGCAACAAAGTGGCGGCCTCGGCCGAGTACCGCGACTACGCCCGGCTCAAGGCCCTGGCTCAGGAGTTTAACACCAGCTTTCTGTTTGAAACCAACGTGGGCGCGGGCCTGCCCGTCATCGGCACGCTCAACGACCTGCTGCGCAGCGGCGACGAGGTGCGGCGCCTGGAGGCGGTGCTGTCGGGCACGCTCAACTTCGTGTTCAACCACTACGACGGCACCCGGCCCTTCGCGGAGGTGGTGCGCCAGGCCCAGGCCGAGGGCTACACCGAACCCGACCCGCGCCTGGACCTGACCGGCGTAGACGTGGCCCGCAAGATTCTGATTCTGGCCCGCGAAGCCAGCTACGCCCTGGAAATGAGCGACGTGCACAACGAATCCTTCCTGCCCGCCGCCTGCCTGGAAGGCGACGTGCCCGCGTTCTATGAGCAGCTGGCCGCGCACGAACCTCACTTCCGGGCCCTCTACGATGCGGCAGCCGCCCAGGGCCAGAAGCTACGCTTTGTGGCGAGCTTCGCCGAAGGCCGGGCCCGCGTGGGCCTGCAAGCCCTGCCGCCCACCCACGACCTGTACGCCGTGCACGGCAAAGACAACGCCGTGCTGTTCTATACCAACCGCTACGCCGAGCAGCCCTTAGTCATCAAAGGAGCCGGCGCGGGCGCCGAGGTAACGGCCTCCGGCGTGTTTGCCGACGTGCTGCGGGCCGTGCCGTCCTGA
- the prfA gene encoding peptide chain release factor 1 — translation MLDKLEAIQERFNDVGEQLTQPEAMSDMKRFKALNKEYKDLGKIVTEYKAYQNVLANIESAKQVIATEKDEDFRQMAKDELETLYPEQERLEAVIKELLIPKDPNDSKDVIMEIRAGAGGDEAAIFAGDLQRMYMRYAEKQGLRMDLIDATEGTSGGYKEIILALKGEDVYGKLKFESGVHRVQRVPATETQGRIHTSVASVVVMPEAEELDVEIDMNDVRKDLFMSSGPGGQSVNTTYSAVRLTHLPTGIVAQCQDQKSQLKNFDKALQVLRSRLYEIELAKKNEAEGAQRKSMIGSGDRSDKIRTYNYPQGRVTDHRIGYTVYNLSSVMDGNIDDFVEQLRIAESAERLKEGVA, via the coding sequence ATGCTGGACAAATTAGAGGCCATCCAAGAGCGCTTCAACGATGTGGGCGAGCAGCTGACGCAGCCCGAAGCCATGAGCGACATGAAGCGCTTCAAGGCCCTGAACAAAGAATATAAAGACCTCGGCAAGATTGTCACCGAGTACAAGGCCTACCAGAACGTGCTGGCCAATATTGAAAGCGCCAAGCAGGTAATTGCCACCGAGAAGGACGAAGACTTCCGCCAGATGGCGAAAGACGAGCTGGAAACCCTCTACCCCGAGCAGGAGCGGCTGGAAGCCGTCATCAAAGAGCTGCTGATTCCCAAGGACCCCAACGATTCCAAAGACGTTATCATGGAAATCAGGGCCGGGGCCGGCGGCGACGAAGCGGCCATCTTCGCCGGCGACCTGCAACGCATGTACATGCGCTACGCCGAAAAGCAAGGCTTGCGCATGGACCTGATTGACGCCACCGAAGGCACATCGGGCGGTTACAAGGAAATTATTCTGGCCCTGAAAGGCGAAGACGTGTACGGCAAGCTCAAGTTTGAGAGCGGGGTGCACCGGGTACAGCGCGTGCCGGCCACCGAAACCCAGGGCCGCATCCACACCTCCGTGGCCTCGGTGGTGGTAATGCCCGAAGCCGAGGAGCTGGACGTGGAAATCGACATGAACGACGTGCGCAAAGACCTGTTTATGTCGTCGGGCCCCGGCGGGCAGTCGGTGAATACTACCTACTCGGCCGTGCGCCTCACCCACTTGCCCACCGGCATCGTGGCCCAGTGCCAGGACCAGAAGTCCCAGCTCAAAAACTTCGACAAGGCTTTGCAGGTGCTTCGCTCCCGTCTCTACGAAATTGAACTGGCCAAGAAAAACGAGGCCGAAGGCGCCCAGCGCAAAAGCATGATTGGCAGCGGCGACCGGAGCGACAAAATCCGCACCTACAACTACCCCCAAGGTCGCGTAACGGACCACCGCATCGGCTACACGGTGTACAACCTCAGCTCCGTGATGGATGGCAACATCGACGACTTCGTGGAGCAGCTGCGCATTGCCGAAAGCGCCGAGCGGTTGAAGGAAGGCGTGGCATAA
- a CDS encoding secondary thiamine-phosphate synthase enzyme YjbQ, with translation MLFLQKRLRLPAVSRGFHLITDLLVAELPELEQLRVGTAHFFIQHTSASLSINENADPTVRHDFEQFFSRLVPEQAPYFRHTQEGPDDMPAHLKASLLGHAVSVPISNGQLALGTWQGIYLGEHRNHGGRRWVLATLMGE, from the coding sequence ATGCTTTTCCTTCAAAAACGGCTGCGGCTGCCGGCAGTGAGCCGGGGCTTTCATCTGATAACCGACTTGCTGGTGGCCGAGCTGCCGGAGCTGGAACAGCTGCGCGTGGGCACGGCGCACTTTTTCATCCAGCATACCTCGGCCAGCCTCAGCATCAACGAAAACGCTGACCCCACCGTGCGCCACGATTTCGAGCAGTTTTTCAGCCGCCTGGTGCCGGAGCAGGCCCCGTACTTCCGCCACACCCAGGAAGGCCCCGACGATATGCCCGCCCACCTCAAAGCCAGCCTGCTGGGCCACGCCGTGAGCGTACCCATCAGCAATGGGCAGCTGGCCCTGGGCACCTGGCAGGGCATCTATCTGGGAGAGCACCGCAACCACGGCGGCCGCCGCTGGGTGCTGGCTACGCTTATGGGGGAGTAG
- the gpmI gene encoding 2,3-bisphosphoglycerate-independent phosphoglycerate mutase produces MNRQVLLVILDGWGLAQNKEVSAIDQARTPFVDSLFQRYPHSTLQASGEAVGLPDGQMGNSEVGHMNIGAGRVVYQDLVRINKAIRERKLGSIPALTKAFDYARRNGKAVHLMGLLSDGGVHSHLDHLKALCTLAHDAEVHKVFIHAFTDGRDTDPKGGVSYVNDLEQHLQHGASGRIASIVGRYYAMDRDNRWERVKVAYDLLVHGKGTPSQNLIQSMLDSYKEGVTDEFLKPIVKVGADGQPLATIQEGDVVLCFNFRTDRGREITQALTQQDFHAYHMHRLSLHYLTMTNYDATFVGVTPIFEKDNLDETLGEVLAQHGRTQIRIAETEKYPHVTFFFSGGREVEFAGERRILRASPKVATYDLQPEMSAYELRDALVPELQAKSADFVVLNFANPDMVGHTGVFAAAVKAVETVDACAQAVVEAALASDYACIIIADHGNADMMINPDGTPNTAHTTNLVPCILADNAYCGTLADGKLGDIAPTVLQLMGLPQPAAMSGQSLLRPEPVLHA; encoded by the coding sequence ATGAATAGACAGGTATTGTTGGTGATTCTGGATGGGTGGGGTTTGGCGCAGAATAAAGAAGTGTCGGCCATCGACCAAGCGCGTACGCCCTTCGTGGACTCGTTGTTTCAACGCTACCCGCACAGCACCCTGCAAGCCTCGGGCGAAGCCGTGGGTTTGCCCGATGGGCAGATGGGCAACTCCGAAGTCGGCCACATGAACATCGGGGCGGGCCGGGTGGTGTACCAGGACCTGGTGCGCATCAACAAAGCCATCCGGGAGCGGAAGCTGGGCAGCATACCGGCCCTCACCAAAGCCTTCGACTATGCCCGCCGCAACGGCAAAGCCGTGCACCTGATGGGCCTGCTCTCCGATGGGGGCGTCCACTCCCACCTCGACCACCTGAAAGCCCTGTGCACCCTGGCCCACGATGCCGAGGTGCACAAAGTGTTTATTCACGCCTTCACCGATGGCCGCGACACCGACCCCAAGGGCGGCGTGAGCTACGTAAACGACCTGGAGCAGCACTTGCAGCACGGAGCCAGCGGCCGGATTGCCTCTATCGTGGGGCGCTACTACGCCATGGACCGCGACAACCGCTGGGAGCGGGTGAAAGTGGCCTACGACCTGCTGGTACACGGCAAGGGCACACCTTCGCAAAACCTGATTCAGAGCATGCTCGACTCCTACAAGGAGGGCGTAACCGACGAGTTTCTGAAGCCTATTGTGAAGGTGGGGGCCGATGGGCAGCCACTGGCTACGATTCAGGAGGGCGACGTGGTGCTGTGCTTCAACTTCCGCACCGACCGGGGCCGTGAAATCACCCAGGCCCTGACCCAGCAGGACTTCCACGCCTACCACATGCACCGGCTGAGCCTGCACTACCTGACCATGACCAACTACGACGCCACGTTTGTGGGCGTCACCCCGATTTTCGAGAAAGACAACCTCGACGAAACCCTGGGCGAAGTGCTGGCCCAGCACGGCCGCACCCAGATTCGCATTGCCGAAACCGAGAAGTACCCGCACGTGACGTTCTTCTTCTCGGGCGGCCGGGAGGTGGAGTTTGCCGGGGAGCGGCGCATTTTGCGGGCCTCGCCCAAGGTGGCTACCTACGACCTCCAGCCCGAAATGAGTGCCTACGAGCTGCGCGACGCCCTGGTACCGGAGCTGCAAGCCAAGTCGGCCGACTTTGTGGTGCTCAACTTCGCCAACCCCGATATGGTGGGCCACACGGGCGTGTTTGCGGCGGCGGTGAAGGCCGTGGAAACCGTGGACGCCTGCGCCCAGGCCGTGGTAGAAGCCGCCCTGGCCTCGGACTACGCCTGCATCATCATTGCTGACCACGGCAACGCCGACATGATGATAAACCCGGACGGCACGCCCAACACGGCCCACACCACCAACCTGGTGCCCTGCATCCTGGCCGATAACGCGTACTGCGGCACCCTGGCCGATGGCAAGCTGGGCGACATTGCGCCCACGGTGCTTCAGCTAATGGGCCTGCCCCAGCCCGCGGCTATGAGTGGCCAGAGCCTGCTGCGGCCCGAACCCGTGCTGCATGCGTAA
- a CDS encoding DUF4783 domain-containing protein codes for MKRNFFLALTLVWSLFFSVGALAQGEAFVPVRNAIRASSSRELADFFAPSVELSFDGDKQSYSSTQAEFVMRDFFAKNSPASFDFIHYGGSNEGTPYAVGKYQGKNGAYSMFVKMKAVNGSMKISTIAFTKED; via the coding sequence ATGAAACGCAACTTCTTTTTGGCTCTCACCCTCGTGTGGAGCCTGTTTTTCTCGGTTGGCGCACTGGCGCAAGGTGAGGCTTTCGTACCAGTGCGTAACGCCATCCGGGCTTCTTCCTCCCGGGAATTGGCCGACTTTTTCGCCCCCTCTGTCGAATTGAGCTTCGACGGCGACAAGCAAAGCTACAGCTCCACGCAGGCCGAGTTTGTAATGCGCGACTTCTTCGCCAAAAACTCGCCGGCTTCGTTCGACTTCATTCACTACGGCGGCAGCAACGAAGGCACGCCGTACGCCGTGGGCAAGTACCAGGGCAAAAACGGTGCTTACAGCATGTTCGTCAAGATGAAAGCGGTGAATGGCAGCATGAAAATCTCCACCATCGCCTTCACCAAGGAGGACTAA
- the nadC gene encoding carboxylating nicotinate-nucleotide diphosphorylase has translation MQTPSYLTPEALTTFIRTALAEDVGDGDHSAQAAIPAEARNRAHLLVKDTGVLAGVELAHLIFREVDADLRLEQRLADGARVQPGDLAFTVEGRAQSILTAERLVLNCMQRMSGIATRTAHLTSLLAGTRARLLDTRKTTPNFRLCEKWAVLIGGGVNHRYGLFDMIILKDNHVDYAGGIRQAIEATHAYLARTGRQLPIEVETRTLAEVQQVLEVGGIQRIMLDNMAPDQLREAVALVAGRYPLEASGGITEDTIAAVATTGVDYISVGALTHSIRSLDMSLKAF, from the coding sequence GTGCAAACGCCCTCCTACCTCACCCCGGAAGCTCTTACCACCTTTATTCGCACGGCCCTGGCCGAAGACGTCGGCGACGGCGACCATTCGGCGCAGGCGGCCATTCCGGCCGAGGCCCGCAATCGGGCCCACCTGCTGGTGAAAGACACCGGCGTGCTGGCCGGCGTGGAGCTGGCCCACCTGATTTTCCGGGAAGTAGACGCCGACCTGCGCCTGGAGCAGCGCCTCGCCGACGGGGCCCGCGTGCAGCCCGGCGACCTAGCTTTTACCGTGGAGGGCCGGGCCCAGAGCATTCTGACCGCTGAGCGTCTGGTGCTCAACTGCATGCAGCGCATGAGCGGCATTGCCACCCGCACGGCCCACCTCACCAGCCTGCTGGCCGGCACCCGCGCCCGCCTGCTTGACACTCGCAAAACCACGCCTAACTTCCGCCTCTGCGAGAAGTGGGCCGTGCTCATCGGGGGCGGCGTCAACCACCGCTACGGGCTGTTCGACATGATTATTCTGAAGGACAACCACGTAGACTATGCCGGCGGCATCCGGCAGGCCATTGAAGCGACGCACGCCTACCTGGCCCGCACCGGCCGGCAGCTGCCCATTGAGGTGGAAACCCGCACCCTGGCCGAGGTGCAGCAGGTGCTGGAAGTAGGTGGCATCCAGCGAATTATGCTCGACAACATGGCCCCCGACCAACTGCGCGAGGCCGTGGCCCTGGTGGCCGGCCGCTACCCCCTGGAGGCCAGCGGCGGCATCACCGAAGACACCATTGCCGCCGTAGCCACCACCGGCGTCGACTACATTTCCGTCGGGGCGCTGACCCACTCCATCCGCAGCCTCGACATGAGCCTGAAAGCTTTCTAA
- a CDS encoding heavy metal-binding domain-containing protein, translating into MLRKSLYAGLAALLLGVAACQSGPAEQTGPASQTAAPAAAADSAATPAVATAAYICPMGCEGSASNKPGKCPVCEMDLEPNPAATTAAPAAGL; encoded by the coding sequence ATGCTTCGTAAATCACTATACGCTGGCCTGGCTGCTCTGCTGCTGGGGGTTGCCGCCTGCCAGTCGGGCCCGGCTGAGCAGACCGGCCCGGCCAGCCAGACGGCGGCGCCAGCCGCCGCCGCCGACAGCGCCGCCACGCCGGCCGTAGCCACGGCAGCCTATATCTGCCCCATGGGCTGCGAGGGCAGCGCCAGCAACAAGCCCGGCAAGTGCCCGGTGTGCGAAATGGACCTAGAGCCTAATCCGGCCGCTACAACCGCGGCTCCTGCTGCCGGGCTGTAG
- a CDS encoding class I SAM-dependent methyltransferase produces MPYSPTAEWFSTWFDSPYYHVLYQDRNHAEARAFLDKLLLHLHPKPTTRLLDLACGKGRHAVYLSERGYDVTGVDLSPRSIRLAQQHAHEHLRFYVHDMREPLPYGPFDFIFNLFTSFGYFEQEAENVVALRNAAAALQPGGKMVIDFLNTTRVIQSLVAHETKVVDGTEFRLRRHFHHGFIVKEIRFHDAHGEEHAYEERVRAISRARFEEYFQMAGLRLCEVLGDYHLAPFDEARSPRMIFVLKK; encoded by the coding sequence ATGCCCTATTCCCCAACCGCCGAGTGGTTTAGCACGTGGTTCGACTCGCCGTACTACCACGTGCTGTACCAAGACCGAAACCACGCCGAGGCGCGGGCATTTCTGGATAAGTTACTGCTGCACCTGCACCCCAAGCCCACCACCCGGCTGCTGGACCTGGCCTGCGGCAAGGGGCGCCACGCCGTATACCTGAGCGAGCGGGGCTACGATGTAACGGGTGTAGATTTGTCGCCGCGGAGCATCCGGTTGGCGCAGCAGCACGCCCACGAACACCTGCGCTTCTACGTGCACGACATGCGCGAGCCGCTGCCTTACGGCCCGTTCGACTTCATTTTCAACTTGTTCACCAGCTTCGGCTACTTCGAGCAGGAAGCCGAAAACGTGGTAGCCCTGCGCAACGCGGCGGCGGCCCTGCAACCGGGCGGCAAGATGGTCATCGACTTCCTGAACACCACGCGGGTCATCCAGAGCTTGGTCGCGCACGAAACCAAAGTGGTGGATGGCACAGAGTTTCGGCTGCGGCGCCACTTCCACCACGGCTTTATTGTGAAGGAAATCCGCTTCCACGACGCGCACGGCGAAGAACACGCCTACGAGGAGCGGGTGCGCGCCATAAGCCGAGCCCGGTTTGAAGAGTACTTTCAAATGGCCGGCCTGCGCCTGTGCGAAGTGCTCGGCGACTATCACCTTGCCCCCTTCGACGAAGCCCGCAGCCCCCGGATGATTTTTGTATTGAAAAAGTGA
- a CDS encoding ZIP family metal transporter, whose product MWFAVSTLFFTVLGAGWLTRLVPTARTTWLKPLLAFSGAYLFTLTITHLLPEALATPAGHRIGYFVLAGFFGQLVLEVFSQGVEHGHVHHHTEHAGQVPFLLLFSLVVHSFLEGSILVKAPGVGNISQNFYAIVAGVALHHIPAAFALMAALLLRLGSFGRAVPYLVLFALAGPAGVIVSNYVVLEQLLQGGAYAALLGLVAGNFLHVSTTILFETSPEHRLNLPKLAATLLGMLLALAMDWV is encoded by the coding sequence ATGTGGTTTGCCGTTTCGACGTTGTTTTTCACTGTGCTGGGGGCCGGCTGGCTAACCCGGCTGGTGCCGACGGCCCGCACCACGTGGCTGAAGCCGCTGCTGGCCTTCAGCGGCGCGTATTTGTTTACGCTTACCATTACGCACCTGCTGCCAGAGGCGCTGGCTACGCCGGCAGGGCACCGTATTGGGTACTTTGTGCTGGCCGGTTTTTTTGGGCAGCTGGTGCTGGAGGTGTTTTCACAGGGCGTGGAGCACGGACACGTGCATCACCACACCGAGCACGCCGGGCAGGTGCCGTTTCTGCTGCTGTTTTCCTTGGTGGTGCACTCGTTTCTGGAGGGCAGCATCCTGGTGAAGGCGCCCGGCGTCGGCAACATCAGCCAGAATTTCTACGCCATCGTGGCGGGCGTGGCCTTGCACCACATTCCGGCAGCCTTTGCCCTGATGGCGGCTCTGCTGCTGCGGCTGGGCAGCTTCGGACGGGCCGTGCCCTACCTGGTGCTGTTTGCCCTGGCCGGACCGGCGGGCGTCATCGTCAGCAACTACGTGGTGCTGGAGCAGCTGCTGCAAGGTGGCGCCTACGCGGCCTTGCTGGGCCTGGTGGCCGGCAATTTCCTGCACGTATCCACCACCATCCTATTTGAAACCAGCCCCGAGCACCGCCTCAACCTGCCCAAGCTGGCCGCCACGCTGCTGGGTATGCTGCTGGCGCTGGCTATGGATTGGGTGTAG
- a CDS encoding OmpA family protein: MPTHFSLSKAVVLGAAAWALAAPDSQAQTADRRTALSLHASALQYKGNLGSQFYKNEGEFGAGFSLERYLSRSLDVGLYFNYGDLKFNAPNNAPYFGTYFDANVATANVGLKLKLLKETSFIQPYLLIAPGVAVTSSDGVVNQNNRSQAFDLSETYFDLHGAAGIKFRLSDAVGLFVQTGQHWPVNANFDNLPTRDEDNWDDRFLQHSAGLTVGLGKAKDEDNDGVPDRKDKCPGTPAGVGVDLTGCPLDGDGDGVPDYQDKCPTEKGLPALQGCPDRDGDGVRDLDDACPDTPGKAELRGCPDADNDGVIDQNDKCPDTPGGVQVDANGCPLDGDGDGVPDYQDRCPSRPGPASNKGCPELKLEEKQRLQEATRFIQFEFNKATLKPTSFPTLDALVQIMNNYPDYFLGISAHADSKGDDAYNLRLSDERAASARAYMLRKGIPADRIVSHGYGETKPIADNATEAGRAQNRRVEFDVYLPGDPNPAETKYGPAPEIPPAPAQAAPTKKAAPAKKPAPRRAAPRRR; encoded by the coding sequence ATGCCAACACATTTTTCTCTCTCCAAAGCCGTAGTGCTGGGAGCGGCGGCCTGGGCCCTGGCGGCCCCCGACAGCCAGGCCCAAACCGCCGACCGCCGCACGGCTCTGAGCCTTCACGCCAGCGCGCTACAGTACAAAGGCAATTTAGGCTCCCAGTTTTATAAGAATGAAGGGGAGTTTGGCGCCGGCTTTTCGCTGGAACGCTATCTGTCACGAAGTCTTGACGTAGGCCTGTACTTCAACTATGGTGACCTGAAGTTCAACGCCCCCAACAACGCCCCGTATTTCGGCACTTACTTCGATGCCAACGTGGCCACGGCTAATGTAGGGCTCAAGCTTAAGCTGCTCAAGGAAACGTCGTTTATTCAGCCCTACCTGCTCATTGCGCCCGGCGTGGCCGTGACCAGCAGCGACGGCGTGGTAAACCAGAACAACCGCTCCCAGGCCTTCGACCTGAGCGAGACCTACTTCGACCTGCACGGGGCGGCGGGCATCAAGTTCCGGCTGTCGGATGCCGTGGGGCTGTTTGTGCAAACCGGCCAGCACTGGCCCGTAAACGCCAACTTCGACAATCTGCCTACCCGCGACGAAGACAACTGGGACGACCGGTTTTTGCAGCACTCGGCCGGCCTGACCGTGGGCCTGGGCAAAGCCAAGGACGAAGACAACGACGGCGTGCCCGACCGCAAAGACAAGTGCCCCGGCACGCCCGCCGGCGTGGGCGTCGACCTCACCGGCTGCCCCCTGGATGGGGACGGCGACGGGGTGCCCGACTACCAGGATAAGTGCCCCACCGAGAAAGGCTTGCCCGCCCTGCAAGGCTGCCCCGACCGGGACGGCGACGGCGTGCGGGACCTGGATGATGCCTGCCCCGACACGCCCGGCAAAGCCGAACTGCGTGGCTGCCCCGACGCCGACAACGACGGCGTAATCGACCAGAACGATAAGTGCCCCGACACGCCCGGCGGCGTGCAGGTAGACGCCAATGGCTGCCCCCTCGACGGTGACGGCGACGGGGTGCCCGACTACCAGGACCGTTGCCCCAGCCGCCCCGGCCCGGCCTCCAATAAAGGCTGCCCCGAGCTGAAGCTGGAAGAAAAGCAGCGCCTGCAGGAAGCCACCCGCTTTATCCAGTTCGAGTTCAACAAGGCTACGCTGAAGCCGACCTCGTTCCCGACCCTGGATGCGCTGGTGCAAATCATGAACAACTATCCGGACTACTTCCTCGGCATCTCGGCCCACGCCGACAGCAAGGGCGACGACGCCTACAACCTGCGCCTGTCGGATGAGCGGGCGGCGTCGGCCCGCGCCTACATGCTGCGCAAAGGCATCCCCGCCGACCGGATTGTGTCGCACGGCTACGGCGAAACCAAGCCCATTGCCGACAACGCCACCGAAGCCGGCCGCGCCCAGAACCGCCGCGTAGAGTTCGACGTGTACCTGCCCGGCGACCCCAACCCCGCCGAAACCAAGTACGGCCCGGCCCCGGAAATTCCGCCGGCTCCTGCCCAGGCGGCGCCCACTAAAAAGGCGGCGCCGGCCAAGAAGCCAGCACCCCGCCGCGCCGCCCCGCGCCGCCGGTAG
- a CDS encoding chaperone modulator CbpM: MFTITIHECAVRYGLTETDVREFVELGLLQASPDAPDSLLEEPDQLARLARLHYDLGLSKDSLEVVVAMRRHMLHLQRELARQQARVRQLEQFLRGSAPLLDFD; the protein is encoded by the coding sequence ATGTTTACCATCACCATCCACGAGTGCGCGGTGCGCTACGGCCTGACCGAAACCGACGTGCGCGAGTTTGTGGAGCTGGGCCTGCTGCAAGCCTCGCCCGATGCGCCCGACTCGCTGCTGGAGGAGCCCGACCAGCTGGCCCGCCTGGCTCGCCTGCACTACGACCTGGGCCTGAGCAAAGACAGCCTGGAAGTGGTGGTGGCCATGCGCCGGCACATGCTGCACTTGCAGCGGGAGCTGGCCCGGCAGCAGGCCCGGGTGCGGCAGCTGGAGCAGTTTCTGCGCGGTTCGGCACCGCTGCTGGACTTCGATTAA